A single Thermosynechococcus vestitus BP-1 DNA region contains:
- the argC gene encoding N-acetyl-gamma-glutamyl-phosphate reductase: MGDRVTVGIVGASGYGGVQLVRLLLEHPKVDIVYLGGEGSAGRPYTELYPHLQGRVNLTVEPVSVEVIRDRAQVVFLSLPNGIACQLAPQLLEQGCKVLDLSADYRFQDLQTYTQWYGEPREDQATAQKAVYGLPELYRDRIRQSALIGCPGCYPTASLLALAPLMKQGLIEPNTAIIDAKSGTSGGGRQGKINLLLAEADNSLAPYNVARHRHTPEIEAICSDLAGQSVLVQFTPHLVPMPRGILATVYATLRDPGLVREDLITIYQAFYRHSPWVNILPPGLYPQTKWAWGTNACFIGIEVDERTGRVIVMSAIDNLMKGQASQAVQCLNLMMGWPETMGLPQVAFYP; this comes from the coding sequence ATGGGCGATCGCGTGACGGTGGGGATTGTGGGTGCCTCAGGCTATGGGGGCGTCCAACTGGTGCGCTTACTCCTTGAGCATCCCAAGGTGGATATTGTTTATCTCGGTGGTGAAGGCAGTGCTGGTCGTCCCTACACGGAGTTATATCCCCACTTGCAGGGGCGGGTGAATCTCACAGTGGAGCCCGTATCCGTGGAGGTCATTCGCGATCGCGCCCAAGTGGTGTTTCTCTCCCTGCCCAATGGCATTGCCTGTCAGCTTGCCCCGCAACTTCTTGAGCAGGGCTGTAAGGTGCTGGATCTATCGGCAGACTATCGCTTTCAGGATTTGCAAACCTATACCCAGTGGTACGGTGAACCCAGGGAAGATCAGGCTACGGCACAAAAGGCGGTCTATGGCTTGCCAGAACTCTATCGCGATCGCATTCGCCAAAGTGCCCTCATTGGCTGTCCGGGGTGTTACCCCACCGCTAGTTTGCTAGCACTGGCGCCTTTAATGAAGCAAGGCCTGATTGAACCCAATACGGCAATTATTGATGCCAAGTCCGGTACCTCTGGCGGCGGGCGTCAGGGCAAAATTAATCTCCTCCTTGCAGAAGCTGACAACTCCCTGGCCCCTTACAATGTTGCCCGTCACCGCCACACCCCAGAAATTGAAGCCATTTGTAGTGATTTGGCTGGCCAAAGTGTTCTTGTGCAGTTTACACCCCACCTCGTCCCCATGCCGCGGGGGATCTTGGCCACTGTCTATGCCACACTGCGGGATCCGGGTCTGGTACGTGAAGATTTGATCACCATCTACCAAGCCTTTTATCGCCATTCCCCCTGGGTCAATATCCTGCCCCCCGGCCTCTATCCCCAAACCAAATGGGCCTGGGGCACCAATGCCTGCTTTATTGGCATTGAGGTGGATGAGCGCACCGGCCGCGTTATTGTCATGTCTGCCATTGATAACCTTATGAAGGGCCAAGCGTCCCAAGCGGTGCAGTGCTTGAATTTGATGATGGGTTGGCCAGAGACGATGGGCTTACCGCAGGTTGCTTTTTATCCCTAA
- a CDS encoding DUF7219 family protein — protein MSESPKPEFDKQKFLFPISAYHGPFTPQNLAFNANLQEFAQRVSYICGLETGGKITSDEAYNQIKALWKQLKKSRELLFANLPPEEENSSDID, from the coding sequence GTGTCCGAATCCCCCAAGCCAGAATTTGACAAACAAAAGTTCCTATTCCCCATCAGTGCCTACCACGGCCCATTTACACCCCAAAATTTGGCCTTTAATGCCAATTTGCAGGAATTTGCCCAGCGGGTAAGCTATATCTGTGGCTTGGAAACGGGTGGCAAAATCACTAGCGATGAGGCCTACAATCAAATCAAGGCCCTCTGGAAGCAACTGAAGAAATCCCGAGAGTTGCTCTTTGCCAATCTTCCTCCTGAGGAGGAGAATAGTTCAGATATTGATTGA
- a CDS encoding bestrophin family protein: MSRFFFPGFHRSKRQLPPDHSGVAKFLLQPPQWLRLALRLRGSVIPAILSEVLFCGVFGILVTAIDLYVINLHWPVLGSLIPPIVLGLLLVFRTNTAYERFWEGRRQWGNIVNSSRSLTRLMWTAIDENSPEDRQAKIDAVHLVGIFAIATKQHLRGEPFAELEPLLKPHQYKELQTVQNVPLRIALWLEDYLHHQHRRGHLSLYQLTYMDELLVQLVDAMGACERILKTPMPLAYAIHLKQLLFLYCLLLPFQLVDNLVWWTGPMVGLIAFTLFGVEEIGIEIENPFGRDLNDLPLDAICLTMQQNINDLISAPTHRHRSAQPFS, translated from the coding sequence ATGAGCCGCTTCTTTTTCCCCGGTTTTCACCGCTCCAAACGCCAATTACCTCCAGATCACTCGGGCGTCGCCAAGTTTTTGTTGCAACCGCCGCAGTGGTTACGTCTGGCTCTGCGCCTGCGGGGCTCCGTCATTCCTGCCATTCTTTCGGAAGTGCTCTTTTGCGGTGTCTTTGGCATCTTGGTGACGGCGATCGATCTTTACGTGATCAATCTCCACTGGCCAGTTCTGGGCAGTCTTATTCCGCCGATTGTGCTGGGGTTGCTCCTGGTCTTTCGCACCAACACTGCCTATGAGCGCTTCTGGGAAGGCCGCCGCCAATGGGGCAACATTGTTAATAGTTCCCGCAGCCTAACCCGCTTGATGTGGACCGCAATTGACGAAAATAGTCCCGAGGATCGCCAAGCTAAAATTGATGCTGTTCATTTAGTGGGGATATTTGCGATCGCCACCAAGCAACACCTGCGGGGGGAGCCCTTTGCCGAACTGGAACCCCTGCTCAAGCCCCACCAATACAAAGAACTGCAAACCGTACAAAATGTCCCCCTGCGCATTGCCCTTTGGCTTGAGGACTATCTGCACCACCAACACCGCCGAGGGCACCTGTCCTTATACCAACTCACCTACATGGATGAACTCCTGGTGCAGCTGGTGGATGCGATGGGTGCCTGTGAGCGCATTCTAAAAACGCCAATGCCCCTTGCCTACGCCATTCACCTCAAGCAGTTACTATTTCTCTATTGCTTACTGCTGCCCTTTCAACTGGTGGATAACCTGGTGTGGTGGACGGGTCCAATGGTGGGACTCATTGCCTTTACCCTCTTTGGTGTCGAAGAAATCGGCATCGAAATTGAAAATCCCTTTGGCCGTGACCTCAATGATCTGCCCTTGGATGCCATTTGCCTAACCATGCAGCAAAATATCAATGACTTGATTAGTGCGCCGACTCATCGCCATCGCTCGGCCCAGCCCTTTTCCTAA
- a CDS encoding recombinase-like protein — MEQHSQPLSLRGTLPPRPRSHRLRPHQQGLSLGLAATPSGLKATGKEAKIIAAKLLENPFRWQDYERVKGLGPLGELSLGEQIAAFETPWLAQGNLSCTTRETAYAPYLRRLLKAAAAHPDYA; from the coding sequence ATGGAACAACACAGCCAGCCTCTCAGCCTACGGGGTACCCTGCCGCCACGGCCGCGCAGCCATCGCCTCCGCCCCCACCAACAGGGTTTAAGTCTAGGGTTAGCCGCCACCCCCAGCGGTCTTAAAGCCACAGGGAAGGAAGCCAAAATTATTGCCGCCAAATTACTCGAAAACCCCTTTCGCTGGCAGGACTATGAACGGGTCAAGGGGCTAGGGCCTCTTGGGGAGTTATCCTTGGGGGAGCAAATTGCCGCCTTTGAAACTCCATGGTTAGCTCAGGGGAATCTCAGTTGTACGACCAGGGAAACCGCCTATGCCCCTTATCTACGGCGGTTGCTCAAAGCCGCGGCTGCCCATCCCGACTATGCGTGA
- a CDS encoding DUF1995 family protein: MAILPPDSLETALSQAQQATQAALQAGKNRLQIEILLPDLNPMGLAAGYLPLFAELGSDLKVFFADAGSAALARREWGETAYSVRGVNERLTPIEASDRAIVIVAPTPVEVTAIEQMCLTAGDRPFILLNPRLQDVAVVGIGYAGRQLRERFLNTLEPCYYLRPLAETVILWRCYPQAWQIWQYRETAPTCLAEFEQRPTSEDIERALSALGKPRAQSFLSRLSALLRALQS, from the coding sequence ATGGCCATTTTGCCGCCCGATAGCCTGGAGACGGCCCTGAGTCAAGCCCAGCAGGCCACCCAAGCCGCCCTGCAGGCGGGTAAGAATCGGCTGCAAATTGAGATTCTGCTCCCTGATCTCAATCCCATGGGCTTAGCGGCGGGCTACCTACCCCTGTTTGCGGAACTGGGCAGTGATCTCAAGGTCTTTTTTGCCGATGCTGGCTCTGCTGCTCTTGCCCGTCGTGAATGGGGTGAAACCGCCTATAGTGTGCGGGGGGTCAATGAACGTCTGACACCGATTGAAGCGAGCGATCGCGCCATTGTTATTGTTGCCCCCACCCCTGTGGAGGTCACGGCAATTGAGCAGATGTGTCTCACTGCGGGCGATCGCCCCTTTATTCTCTTGAACCCAAGGCTACAGGATGTGGCCGTCGTGGGCATTGGCTACGCCGGTCGGCAGTTGCGGGAACGATTTTTGAACACTCTTGAACCCTGCTACTACCTTCGTCCCCTCGCCGAAACCGTTATTCTCTGGCGCTGTTATCCTCAGGCATGGCAAATTTGGCAATACCGTGAAACAGCCCCCACCTGCTTAGCAGAATTTGAGCAACGCCCCACTAGCGAAGACATTGAGCGTGCCCTAAGTGCCTTAGGGAAACCCCGTGCCCAGAGCTTCCTTAGCCGCTTGAGTGCTCTTTTGCGAGCACTTCAGAGTTAG
- a CDS encoding Hsp70 family protein encodes MTYAIDFGTSNTLVARWNYATQAAEAVLLPGHSVGFGEVPALVPSLVYVEDASVPLVVVGQQVRDRGFDGVGDRRFFSRFKRGIGATVQGYLPELDGCSLSFETIGRWFLQALLKELKHTSGGDLAQGLIFTVPVDSFETYRSWLLQVCTGFEIQQIRLLDEPTAAALGYGVADRPLILVIDFGGGTLDLSLVELKTNQRQSHPLGLILKWGDRQWAASDNQRPRTARVIAKAGLNLGGTDIDHWIVDEWVKRGMSANSLLLRLAERLKIQLSQQPYAQEVYFDSETFTTLELGLERSELEEILRQQQFFQRLDAALTQVLQQARRQGITPDAIEAVLLVGGTTQMPAVQKWVAEYFDRAKISGQHPFTAVAMGALAVTQGLELKDFLYHSYGIRFWDAKLNRHGWHPIIQRGQPYPMAEPVELILGASTEGQPSIELVIGELGEEQGGVEIFFDGDRLITRSVGERTVQPLNDTPQGKTLARLDPPGYPGSDRIRVLFQVDGDRQLRVTVDDLLTQERLINNQIVTQLR; translated from the coding sequence GTGACCTACGCAATTGATTTTGGAACCAGTAATACCTTGGTAGCGCGCTGGAATTATGCCACTCAAGCTGCCGAAGCGGTCCTGCTCCCTGGACACTCGGTGGGCTTTGGTGAGGTGCCTGCCCTTGTCCCCAGCTTGGTCTATGTGGAGGATGCCAGTGTGCCTCTGGTGGTGGTGGGGCAGCAGGTGCGCGATCGCGGGTTTGATGGGGTGGGCGATCGCCGATTTTTTTCGCGGTTTAAGCGCGGTATTGGTGCCACGGTCCAGGGCTATTTACCAGAGCTGGATGGCTGTTCTTTGAGCTTTGAAACCATTGGCCGGTGGTTTTTGCAAGCCCTGTTGAAGGAACTGAAACACACAAGCGGCGGCGATCTCGCGCAGGGGCTGATTTTCACGGTGCCTGTGGATAGTTTTGAGACCTATCGCAGTTGGCTACTGCAGGTGTGTACAGGATTTGAGATTCAGCAAATTCGCCTCTTGGATGAACCCACGGCTGCGGCTTTGGGCTATGGGGTGGCCGATCGCCCGCTAATTTTAGTGATTGATTTTGGCGGGGGGACCCTCGATCTCTCCCTGGTGGAACTCAAGACCAATCAACGGCAAAGTCATCCCTTGGGATTGATTCTCAAGTGGGGCGATCGCCAGTGGGCCGCTAGCGACAACCAACGTCCCCGCACCGCACGGGTGATTGCTAAGGCAGGATTGAATTTAGGGGGCACCGATATTGACCACTGGATTGTTGATGAGTGGGTGAAGCGGGGGATGAGTGCCAATAGCCTGCTGCTGCGCCTTGCTGAACGCTTAAAAATTCAACTCTCACAGCAGCCCTATGCCCAAGAGGTGTACTTTGACAGCGAAACATTCACCACCCTTGAGCTAGGCCTTGAACGGTCTGAACTGGAGGAGATTCTCCGCCAACAGCAATTTTTTCAACGCCTCGATGCTGCCCTCACTCAAGTGCTACAACAGGCCCGCCGCCAAGGCATTACCCCCGACGCGATCGAGGCTGTTCTCTTGGTGGGGGGAACCACGCAAATGCCAGCGGTGCAAAAATGGGTTGCCGAGTATTTTGACCGGGCAAAGATCAGTGGTCAGCATCCCTTTACGGCAGTGGCTATGGGTGCCCTAGCGGTGACCCAAGGGCTAGAGCTCAAGGATTTCCTCTACCACAGCTACGGTATTCGCTTTTGGGATGCCAAGCTCAACCGTCACGGCTGGCACCCAATTATTCAGCGGGGCCAACCCTACCCCATGGCTGAACCCGTGGAATTGATTTTAGGTGCCTCGACGGAGGGCCAGCCTAGTATTGAACTGGTGATTGGTGAACTGGGGGAGGAGCAAGGGGGTGTGGAAATCTTTTTTGATGGCGATCGCCTGATTACCCGCAGTGTGGGTGAACGGACAGTGCAGCCTCTCAACGACACCCCCCAGGGCAAAACCCTCGCAAGACTGGATCCCCCTGGGTATCCGGGGAGCGATCGCATTCGTGTCCTCTTTCAAGTGGATGGCGATCGCCAACTGCGGGTCACCGTTGATGACTTGCTCACCCAAGAGCGTCTCATCAATAATCAAATCGTCACCCAATTGCGTTGA
- a CDS encoding Hpt domain-containing protein, protein MTSPIDWDYLATLSGGDREFELELLQTFVEDAQERLGALVKAVNEGNVDQIKRDAHHLKGASGNVGIRTMQAVAAQLEDSTTPETLGQAKALTEELQRLLNTVVSEVSA, encoded by the coding sequence ATGACATCGCCAATTGACTGGGACTATTTGGCTACCCTTTCGGGGGGCGATCGCGAGTTTGAGTTGGAACTGCTACAAACCTTTGTCGAGGATGCCCAGGAACGCCTAGGGGCCTTGGTGAAAGCTGTGAACGAAGGGAACGTGGATCAAATCAAGCGAGATGCCCATCACCTCAAGGGAGCCAGTGGCAATGTCGGCATTAGGACCATGCAAGCAGTAGCGGCCCAACTAGAAGATTCCACTACCCCAGAGACCCTAGGGCAGGCCAAAGCGCTCACAGAGGAGCTACAGCGCCTCCTTAACACCGTGGTCAGTGAAGTCTCTGCCTAG
- a CDS encoding serine/threonine-protein kinase has product MSSLGLLSVGTTLQGGKYHLDALLSQGGFGVTYRATHTLLHQPVVLKTLNLQQEPPKRIHDLGERFIQEAQRLAQFNHPHIVRVSDCFIEGGRPFIVMDYIPGRTLAQVIQEEGPLPEKTALHYIRQVASALELVHEHGLLHRDVKPDNIMLREGTDQVVLIDFGIAREYTTGVTETNTGLVSAGYAPVEQYLPRHQWTPATDVYALAATLYALLAGRPPVASILRDRVPLEDLRQFQPNLSQRTIDAIEAGMALDVRERPQTVRAWLQLLMGQSVARQTTATVAVMPQHRSTVFASTQPEGTAVVASPRQRNFSPWLWLLGTAVFGSLAGIGLGLFLRNQPVDTVTPPPPRPQEQEFPPTLPRVVPPVEVTPSPEPTPNPAPEPTPSPESTEPATPSPAPQEASPPQPTPPPSSSEPSNATPSPEPGVSQSSPPPAPVESPVPTPPPSPAAETPPPPTNSQPTSEPPTPPPQPTPPPSSSEPATP; this is encoded by the coding sequence ATGTCCTCCCTCGGTTTGCTTAGTGTGGGCACAACCCTCCAAGGGGGCAAATATCACCTCGATGCCCTTTTGAGCCAGGGGGGCTTTGGCGTCACCTATCGCGCAACCCACACCCTGCTCCATCAGCCGGTGGTGCTCAAAACATTGAACTTGCAGCAGGAACCCCCAAAGCGGATTCATGATCTGGGGGAGCGGTTTATTCAGGAAGCCCAACGTCTTGCCCAGTTTAATCATCCCCACATTGTGCGTGTCAGTGATTGCTTTATTGAGGGGGGGCGTCCCTTCATTGTCATGGACTATATCCCCGGCCGAACATTGGCGCAGGTGATTCAGGAGGAAGGCCCGCTGCCGGAAAAAACGGCGCTCCACTATATCCGCCAAGTGGCCAGTGCCCTGGAATTGGTGCATGAGCATGGCCTGCTGCACCGCGATGTTAAACCCGATAACATTATGCTGCGGGAGGGCACCGATCAGGTGGTGCTGATTGACTTTGGCATTGCCCGTGAATACACCACTGGAGTGACGGAAACAAATACAGGGCTGGTTTCAGCAGGGTATGCGCCGGTGGAGCAGTATTTACCCCGCCACCAATGGACGCCCGCCACGGATGTCTATGCGCTTGCGGCAACCCTCTATGCCCTTTTGGCTGGACGCCCGCCCGTGGCCTCGATCCTGCGCGATCGCGTGCCCCTCGAGGATTTACGCCAGTTTCAGCCCAATCTCAGCCAGCGCACCATTGATGCCATTGAAGCGGGCATGGCTTTGGATGTTCGTGAGCGTCCCCAAACGGTGCGGGCCTGGTTGCAACTGCTTATGGGGCAGTCTGTGGCACGTCAAACCACAGCAACGGTGGCGGTGATGCCCCAGCACCGATCCACTGTTTTTGCAAGCACTCAACCAGAGGGGACAGCAGTGGTGGCTTCCCCTAGACAACGCAATTTTTCACCATGGCTGTGGCTGTTGGGAACGGCAGTCTTTGGCAGCCTAGCGGGCATTGGCCTAGGGCTATTTTTGCGCAATCAACCTGTGGACACCGTGACCCCTCCTCCCCCACGCCCTCAGGAACAGGAATTTCCACCCACACTGCCTAGGGTAGTTCCACCTGTAGAGGTGACACCCTCCCCTGAGCCAACACCCAATCCAGCGCCGGAACCCACGCCTAGCCCAGAATCCACAGAACCTGCCACCCCCAGTCCAGCGCCTCAGGAAGCCTCGCCCCCGCAGCCAACGCCGCCCCCTTCCTCTTCGGAGCCTTCTAACGCAACACCATCCCCAGAGCCAGGGGTGAGCCAGTCCTCGCCACCGCCCGCACCTGTTGAATCTCCTGTGCCGACACCGCCCCCTTCGCCCGCTGCCGAAACACCCCCTCCGCCCACTAACAGTCAACCAACCAGTGAACCGCCGACCCCACCCCCACAGCCGACTCCACCACCCAGTAGCAGTGAACCAGCGACGCCTTAA
- a CDS encoding heavy metal translocating P-type ATPase, whose amino-acid sequence MTATTFSPPPAKVYYEVVHHLPGRVRLRIPRLQYDDRYGRQLQALFVQEESVQQIRLNLAAASLIIRYHPEAHHPLHRFGQLIQAAADEHLPPLAGMLPIDKLVYSPWNASDFIEKMALPTLALAIVALLPVQTPFYPAIVATVIVAVALPTFQEALENLEHRHLNVTQLESLWTILHTLQGEYLAPVLAAFMNRLGEALRDMTAQGGEKQVFDPLDQQRTYWVERGGTRQNVSVGELQVGDRVIVAAGSAVPVDGTVLWGSAVIQRQFLTGESDLLPCEPGQTVLASSLVVRGQICVVAQAVGEETQVGKTLQLARQAPQLDTRIQNYAEEISNQAILPAMGVAAIVYGATLDAHRAIAPLQLDFGSGIGIAIPTAILAALTHAPHVGVYFRNGRALELLSRVNVIVFDKTGTLTEVKGTIVGVNLLKPGLSEQTLLYWLATVEQSINHPFALAILEYAAERGIEGGTYSDWVYEPGKGVAATVEGQDILVGTPQLMRDRQVPIDLDELRTHEGVLWNRSLVCVACNRELVALVFYSNPVRSEAASVIAALQQRHIECYMVTGDHHEVANAVGYATGFRPGQIYTNMLPEDKVALLEKFKNGGEKVVAYVGEGFNDTAAMAYADISITLSDGSDAARQTADLILMNNRLEGLVQAIALSQEVMHIINQNIALVVIPNVSVVLAGVFLSLHPVIAVLISNGATLLAELNSLRILTDYRPVKIERKCSRSRSQAGVLDIPWKKRPRRSFDHFGSQLSSQSLSNSHLPSEP is encoded by the coding sequence ATGACTGCAACGACGTTTTCCCCGCCGCCAGCAAAGGTTTATTACGAAGTGGTGCATCACTTACCGGGGCGAGTGCGGTTACGGATTCCACGGCTGCAATATGACGATCGCTATGGGCGGCAACTGCAAGCTCTGTTTGTGCAAGAAGAGAGTGTGCAACAGATTCGCCTCAACTTGGCTGCCGCTAGTCTGATTATTCGGTACCACCCTGAAGCGCATCATCCCCTTCACCGCTTTGGCCAATTGATTCAGGCCGCCGCCGATGAGCATCTACCGCCACTGGCGGGGATGCTACCCATTGATAAGTTGGTGTACTCCCCCTGGAACGCCAGCGACTTTATCGAGAAAATGGCGCTACCGACCTTGGCGCTGGCGATCGTGGCGCTGCTGCCGGTACAAACGCCCTTTTACCCTGCCATTGTTGCCACTGTCATTGTGGCGGTGGCACTACCCACATTCCAAGAAGCCCTAGAAAACCTCGAACACCGCCATCTCAATGTCACCCAACTGGAATCCCTCTGGACGATTCTGCATACACTGCAAGGGGAATACCTGGCGCCGGTGTTAGCCGCTTTTATGAATCGACTAGGGGAGGCGCTGCGGGATATGACAGCTCAAGGGGGGGAAAAGCAAGTTTTTGACCCCCTCGATCAACAGCGCACCTATTGGGTAGAGCGAGGCGGCACTCGCCAAAATGTCTCTGTGGGTGAGCTCCAGGTGGGCGATCGCGTGATTGTAGCTGCCGGATCTGCTGTGCCTGTGGATGGTACCGTCCTCTGGGGGTCTGCTGTGATTCAGCGGCAGTTCCTCACAGGAGAGTCGGATCTACTGCCCTGTGAGCCTGGGCAAACGGTGCTTGCTTCTTCCCTTGTGGTGCGCGGACAAATTTGCGTGGTCGCCCAAGCTGTCGGTGAGGAGACTCAGGTGGGCAAAACACTGCAACTGGCTCGCCAAGCACCCCAACTGGATACCCGCATTCAAAATTACGCTGAGGAAATCTCTAATCAGGCAATTTTACCTGCTATGGGCGTTGCTGCCATTGTCTATGGTGCTACCCTAGATGCCCATCGAGCGATCGCCCCCCTGCAATTGGACTTTGGCTCAGGGATTGGCATTGCCATTCCCACTGCGATTTTGGCCGCCCTCACCCATGCTCCCCATGTCGGGGTTTATTTTCGCAATGGCCGCGCCCTTGAACTCCTCTCGCGGGTCAATGTCATTGTTTTTGATAAAACTGGCACGTTGACAGAGGTGAAGGGAACCATTGTGGGGGTCAATCTCCTCAAGCCCGGCCTGAGTGAGCAAACGCTGCTCTATTGGCTTGCCACCGTGGAACAGTCCATCAATCACCCCTTTGCCCTTGCCATCCTTGAGTATGCGGCTGAACGTGGGATTGAGGGGGGCACCTATAGTGACTGGGTCTATGAGCCAGGTAAAGGCGTTGCAGCAACCGTAGAGGGACAGGACATTTTGGTGGGCACACCCCAACTGATGCGCGATCGCCAAGTGCCCATTGATCTCGATGAACTGCGCACCCATGAAGGCGTACTCTGGAATCGTTCCCTTGTGTGTGTTGCCTGTAACCGTGAACTGGTGGCCCTGGTGTTCTACAGCAACCCCGTACGCTCTGAAGCCGCTAGTGTGATTGCCGCTCTTCAACAGCGGCACATTGAGTGCTATATGGTCACGGGCGATCACCACGAAGTCGCCAATGCGGTGGGCTATGCCACTGGCTTTCGCCCCGGTCAAATCTATACGAATATGCTGCCAGAGGACAAAGTCGCACTCCTAGAGAAGTTCAAAAATGGCGGCGAAAAAGTAGTGGCCTACGTGGGGGAAGGCTTCAACGATACGGCAGCCATGGCCTACGCTGATATTTCCATCACCCTTTCTGACGGCAGTGATGCGGCGCGGCAAACCGCAGATCTTATCTTGATGAACAATCGCCTGGAAGGACTGGTGCAGGCGATCGCCCTCAGTCAAGAGGTGATGCACATTATCAATCAAAATATTGCCCTTGTGGTCATTCCCAATGTCAGCGTCGTTTTAGCGGGGGTCTTTTTGAGCCTGCACCCCGTCATTGCGGTTTTGATAAGCAATGGGGCAACCCTTTTGGCCGAACTGAATAGCCTGCGCATCCTCACGGACTATCGCCCCGTCAAAATTGAGCGCAAGTGCAGTCGTAGCCGCTCCCAAGCGGGGGTTCTGGATATTCCTTGGAAAAAACGCCCTCGCCGCAGTTTTGATCATTTCGGCAGCCAGTTGAGTTCACAGTCCCTGAGCAATAGCCACCTCCCCTCAGAACCTTGA
- a CDS encoding DUF3146 family protein, giving the protein MASHPLPQTTAYVRIIAQSWQEGHIRGHVCASEYQWEFCWHFKAKKLQISPALGRALIKEPLGRFLEAQDYQLEPGGDYELVVRGKF; this is encoded by the coding sequence GTGGCTAGCCACCCCCTACCCCAAACCACTGCCTATGTCCGCATCATTGCCCAAAGTTGGCAAGAGGGTCACATTCGTGGCCACGTCTGCGCTAGCGAGTACCAATGGGAATTTTGTTGGCACTTTAAGGCGAAAAAACTGCAAATCTCCCCAGCCCTTGGACGTGCCCTGATCAAAGAACCCTTGGGGCGATTCCTGGAAGCCCAAGACTATCAATTGGAGCCAGGGGGCGATTATGAATTGGTTGTCCGTGGCAAATTTTAG
- the hemH gene encoding ferrochelatase — MASQTGVLLLNLGGPDRPEDVRPFLYNLFSDPEIIRLPFRWLQKPLAWFISTSRARRSQANYAQIGGGSPLRRITEQQARALKDALEGIGIEANLYIGMRYWHPFTEEAIAQIKADQIRELVILPLYPQFSISTSGSSFRLLESLWNQDPELQKIRYTLIPSWYNHPGYVAAMADLIRQELDRCPNPDEAVIFFSAHGVPKSYVTEAGDPYQEEIEACVRLIMAALNRPNAHVLAYQSRVGPVEWLQPYTEDVILELAAQGVKTLVVVPISFVSEHIETLQEIDIEYREIAAEAGIEVFRRVPALNDHNGFISALAQLVKEALAAPPRTFAEVNQSRKRVKLYPQERWEWGMTSAAERWNGRLAMLGFLALMIELISGQGPLHMLGLL; from the coding sequence ATGGCGAGCCAAACAGGTGTACTACTTCTCAATTTAGGGGGGCCCGATCGCCCCGAGGATGTGCGCCCCTTTTTGTACAACCTGTTCTCCGATCCCGAAATCATTCGCCTGCCCTTTCGTTGGCTACAAAAGCCCCTGGCTTGGTTTATTTCCACCAGTCGGGCCCGGCGCTCTCAGGCAAACTATGCCCAAATTGGTGGCGGCTCTCCCCTGCGGCGCATTACCGAACAGCAAGCCCGTGCCCTGAAAGACGCCCTAGAAGGCATTGGCATTGAGGCTAACTTGTACATTGGTATGCGCTACTGGCACCCCTTTACGGAGGAGGCGATCGCCCAAATCAAAGCAGATCAAATTCGCGAGCTAGTGATCTTGCCCCTTTATCCTCAATTTTCCATTAGCACAAGTGGTTCCAGTTTTCGCCTCCTAGAGAGCCTATGGAATCAAGACCCTGAATTGCAAAAAATTCGCTATACGCTGATCCCCTCTTGGTACAACCACCCCGGTTATGTGGCCGCCATGGCGGACTTGATTCGTCAAGAATTGGACCGGTGTCCTAACCCCGATGAGGCAGTCATTTTCTTTAGTGCCCACGGCGTTCCCAAAAGCTATGTCACCGAAGCCGGCGATCCCTACCAAGAGGAAATCGAAGCCTGTGTCCGGCTGATCATGGCTGCCCTCAATCGCCCCAATGCCCATGTGCTAGCCTACCAAAGTCGGGTGGGGCCAGTGGAGTGGCTGCAACCCTACACCGAAGATGTCATTCTCGAATTGGCAGCCCAAGGGGTGAAAACCCTTGTTGTTGTGCCCATTAGCTTTGTTTCAGAGCACATTGAAACGCTCCAAGAAATTGACATCGAGTACCGTGAGATTGCTGCAGAGGCCGGCATTGAAGTGTTTCGGCGAGTGCCTGCCCTCAACGATCACAATGGTTTTATTAGCGCCCTTGCCCAACTGGTGAAGGAGGCCCTAGCAGCACCACCGCGTACCTTTGCTGAGGTGAATCAGTCCCGCAAGCGGGTGAAGCTTTATCCCCAGGAGCGCTGGGAATGGGGCATGACCTCCGCCGCCGAACGCTGGAATGGTCGCTTGGCCATGTTGGGTTTTCTGGCGTTGATGATTGAACTCATCAGTGGTCAAGGCCCTTTACATATGCTGGGGCTATTGTGA